TGCTCAACTCGGAGGCACAGCATGGAACACCATATAACAGATGAACAGTGGGAACATTTTGAGGAAAACGGCTACGTACGTATCGGACAAGTCGCGACGGATGCCGAACTCGCGAGACTGCAGCAACGGATGGATGACATCATGCTCGGTAAAGCCCCACTGGATTACGACCAGATCATGATGCAACTGGATCGGGCACCGGGAAAAAATTCTCCTGGACCACAGTCGAAAGGGCACAAGGGTGCCACATTGTTGTATCGGAAAATCCAGAACCTTGAACTCGATCCGATTTTCTTGGAGTATCTCCAGAAACCTGTTTTCCAAGAGGTGTGCGCGAAAATCTACGGAGATGATACCCCTATTGCCTGTTTTCGGGCAATGTTTATGAACAAACCCGCACATGAGGGCACGCAGCTGACATGGCATCAGGACAGGTGGAGAGATCTCGATCGCGATCCTCAGATTACGATCTATACCGCCTTAGATCCGGCAATGATTGAGAATGGCTGTGTACATATCATTCCGAAGTCGCATAGCAGCCTCATCAATCCTGAAAATGGATCCGGTTTCCTCACACAGGAACACATTGACGACATCGTTGCGAAGGCGACACCGCTCCCGATGGAGTTGAAGGCTGGAGAAGTGGTCCTACTCCATAATTGGATGCTACACAGTTCCGGGACGAACGATACGGATATTCCGCGGCGCGCCTTCAGTGTCTGCTACATGCATGGCGAGACGAAGTCGCATCACGGGCATGCCTTTACGCGGGTGTTCGGCGACGGTGCGATCCGTATTGACGATTTATCGAAGTTTAAGTATGAAAGCCCCATAGTTTAAAATAAGGAGAAAAATATGGCGAAGATTCGACTTGCCATGATTGGATGTGGCGGAAACTCATCAGGCCACGCCAGACGAATGAATGCTAAGCCCGATGTGCAAATTGTCGGCACTTGCGATGTGAACACTGACATCGCTAACGGCTATATCGACCGAAACTTGCCTGATCTGAGTCCGCGTCCCGGTGCTTATGACGACATCAGCAAATTGCTTGCAGAAACGACACCGGACGCAGTGGTCATCTCTACACCACACACGCTCCACTTTGAACACGGCATGCAGGCACTTGAAGCGGGATGCCACGTCTTGATGGAAAAGCCGATGGTCACATCTTCCAGAGATGCCTATACTATCGCAGAAAAGGTGGAAGAGACCGGGTTAACATTTACTATCGGCTACAATACCCCATGCACACCCAACTTCTACTATACCCGAGAAATTATCCGTAGTGGGGAATTTGGCAAGTTGGAATTGGTCATTGGCTATATTACACAAGGCTGGAAAGGTGGCACAACCGGAACGTGGCGACAGAATCCGAAACTTTCTGGGGGTGGACAGGCTTACGATAGTGGAGCGCATCTCCTGAACAGTCTCTGTTGGGCAGTCGAGTCGAAAGTTGCTGAAGTCTATGCCTATACAGATAACCAGGATCGAGACGTTGACATCAATTCCTCGATAAATGTCAAATTTGAAAGCGGTGTTCTCGCTGCGATGGCGGTGAGTGGTAATTGCCCAAGCCCGGGTGGTACACACATGGCATTGGTGTTTGAGAACGGTAGGATC
This genomic stretch from Candidatus Poribacteria bacterium harbors:
- a CDS encoding phytanoyl-CoA dioxygenase family protein, yielding MEHHITDEQWEHFEENGYVRIGQVATDAELARLQQRMDDIMLGKAPLDYDQIMMQLDRAPGKNSPGPQSKGHKGATLLYRKIQNLELDPIFLEYLQKPVFQEVCAKIYGDDTPIACFRAMFMNKPAHEGTQLTWHQDRWRDLDRDPQITIYTALDPAMIENGCVHIIPKSHSSLINPENGSGFLTQEHIDDIVAKATPLPMELKAGEVVLLHNWMLHSSGTNDTDIPRRAFSVCYMHGETKSHHGHAFTRVFGDGAIRIDDLSKFKYESPIV
- a CDS encoding Gfo/Idh/MocA family oxidoreductase encodes the protein MAKIRLAMIGCGGNSSGHARRMNAKPDVQIVGTCDVNTDIANGYIDRNLPDLSPRPGAYDDISKLLAETTPDAVVISTPHTLHFEHGMQALEAGCHVLMEKPMVTSSRDAYTIAEKVEETGLTFTIGYNTPCTPNFYYTREIIRSGEFGKLELVIGYITQGWKGGTTGTWRQNPKLSGGGQAYDSGAHLLNSLCWAVESKVAEVYAYTDNQDRDVDINSSINVKFESGVLAAMAVSGNCPSPGGTHMALVFENGRIEVDGWSGGWIRVWKGSEALDPPPITDDMSAGSPDDNFIDAVLGRAEPRTSPMNGIIQSELMDLIYESAETGVPARPER